In Elephas maximus indicus isolate mEleMax1 chromosome 7, mEleMax1 primary haplotype, whole genome shotgun sequence, the following proteins share a genomic window:
- the GAL gene encoding galanin peptides, whose translation MPRGSALLLAALLLAAALSATPGLGSPAKEKRGWTLNSAGYLLGPHAIDNHRSFHEKHGLAGKRELQPDDETKPGSYDRLLPESSVVRTIIEFLTYLQLKEAGALEDLPSALSSEDTEQT comes from the exons ATGCCCCGAGGCAGCGCCCTCCTGCTCGCCGCCCTCCTCCTGGCCGCGGCCCTCTCGGCCACCCCGGGGCTCGGGTCGCCG GCAAAGGAGAAAAGAGGCTGGACCCTGAACAGCGCTGGCTACCTTCTTGGTCCAC ATGCCATCGACAACCACAGGTCGTTCCATGAGAAGCATGGCCTGGCCGGCAAGCGTGAGCTGCAGCCGGACGACGAGACAAAGCCAG GAAGCTACGACAGGCTGCTGCCTGAGAGCAGTGTCGTGCGCACCATCATCGAGTTTCTGACTTACTTGCAGCTCAAAG AGGCCGGGGCCCTCGAGGAcctgccctctgccctctcatcggAAGACACGGAGCAGACCTGA
- the LOC126080688 gene encoding uncharacterized protein LOC126080688: MALRRALAPGCGHSRPPRSSAGDAGAGPGSVTRRSRALRTRGINRGGDSSCRPVEGARPPRITSGVPETAPCGERSPRPPSRPDARTCHPARTSGQSGPGDWTRSPTRTRRSDPRSLKDPNPGHPIPPLKIRAQAEPPPPPRVPGGRAERAEAGLLPRPLSDPRPPQVRSRDPAPPPFLPGGPCHLAPHPAARAQPPGGTRFVLAPRPLQALGPSPQPGAEQLVPTGPAPRRRVPSPCGPGGT; encoded by the exons ATGGCCCTCCGCCGGGCGCTGGCACCGGGTTGCGGCCACTCCCGCCCTCCTCGGAGCTCCGCGGGGGACGCGGGGGCGGGACCGGGCTCGGTGACGCGGCGGTCGCGGGCTCTCAGGACGCGCGGCATAAATAGGGGCGGCGACTCCAGCTGCAGACCCGTCGAGGGAGCCCGGCCACCGCGCATCACGTCCGGCGTCCCCGAGACCGCGCCATGCGGTGAGCGCTCGCCAAGGCCGCCCTCCCGACCCGACGCCCGGACCTGCCACCCCGCCCGGACCTCCGGCCAGTCCGGACCCGGTGATTGGACCCGATCCCCCACCCGGACCCGCCGCTCGGACCCGCGGTCACTCAAG GACCCTAACCCCGGCCACCCCATCCCGCCGCTCAAGATTCGGGCACAGGCCgagcctcctcccccaccccgagTCCCTGGAGGCCGGGCCGAGCGGGCAGAGGCCGGGCTTCTTCCTCGCCCCCTGTCCGATCCCCGCCCTCCCCAGGTGCGCTCCCGGGACCCCGCGCCTCCGCCTTTTCTCCCGGGGGGACCCTGCCACCTTGCCCCCCACCCCGCAGCCCGGGCCCAGCCGCCGGGGGGCACCCGCTTCGTTCTCGCCCCTCGCCCACTCCAAGCCCTGGGCCCCTCACCCCAGCCCGGGGCCGAGCAACTGGTCCCGACGGGCCCAGCCCCGCGCCGCCGGGTCCCCTCGCCCTGCGGCCCCGGGGGAACCTGA